One window from the genome of Pseudanabaena yagii GIHE-NHR1 encodes:
- a CDS encoding DUF1176 domain-containing protein, with protein MLPNRISLMAMLASLTVMGCGSPETTNSLPTPSASATTTKAVTPSPTTSASPKVSAEATAAKAIAVGDIKELDDNSTCGKSKITYAYGETSNYRVYICADASAPERPRYYISRNKDGSGGLDMEAMNYNPQKSGTIEFKNDGYIYTLEAPTTQNPEPVLRVTFPNGKLSEEQLLRYLARNGNSNTTTANASTAEPLQYVLDNRESLGVCKDNFRAEDGKRGIGSKAFQISDKKYLVQIQCFLAAYQGAFEYVLWIDDAPKPRVIPLDFDGFQEGKNGEKPKRTTDRSIAGLPRFNVRSQTLTNFTKFRGVGDCGSSAIYKLEGDRMVLQEFRAKYECDGKYVQDMPVIYP; from the coding sequence ATGTTGCCCAATCGAATCAGTTTAATGGCGATGCTCGCAAGTCTTACCGTTATGGGATGTGGTAGTCCAGAGACGACTAATTCGTTACCAACACCTAGTGCTAGCGCCACAACTACTAAAGCTGTAACCCCATCCCCGACTACTTCAGCATCACCGAAAGTAAGTGCTGAAGCGACTGCGGCAAAGGCGATCGCTGTTGGTGATATCAAAGAGCTTGACGATAATAGTACCTGTGGCAAGTCCAAGATAACTTATGCCTATGGTGAAACTTCTAATTATCGAGTTTATATTTGTGCGGATGCTAGTGCCCCAGAACGTCCTCGCTATTACATCAGTCGCAACAAAGATGGTAGCGGTGGCTTGGATATGGAAGCAATGAATTACAATCCCCAAAAGTCTGGGACGATCGAATTTAAGAATGATGGTTATATCTATACGCTCGAAGCGCCAACCACTCAAAACCCTGAACCTGTCTTGCGTGTAACCTTCCCAAATGGCAAGCTGAGTGAGGAGCAGTTGTTGCGATATCTGGCGCGAAATGGTAATTCTAATACGACTACGGCTAATGCTTCTACGGCTGAACCTCTGCAATATGTTCTTGATAATCGCGAAAGTTTGGGAGTTTGTAAAGATAATTTCCGTGCTGAGGATGGAAAAAGAGGTATTGGTTCTAAAGCTTTCCAGATCTCTGACAAGAAGTATCTAGTCCAGATTCAATGCTTTTTAGCGGCTTATCAGGGCGCGTTTGAATATGTGCTTTGGATTGATGACGCTCCTAAACCCCGTGTGATTCCATTAGATTTTGATGGTTTCCAAGAAGGAAAGAATGGCGAAAAGCCCAAACGGACTACCGATCGCTCGATCGCTGGTTTACCAAGGTTTAATGTGCGATCGCAGACTCTCACCAATTTCACTAAGTTTCGTGGTGTCGGTGACTGCGGCTCGTCAGCGATTTATAAGCTAGAAGGCGATCGCATGGTTTTACAGGAGTTTCGCGCAAAATATGAATGTGATGGGAAATATGTGCAGGATATGCCTGTGATTTATCCTTAA
- a CDS encoding caspase, EACC1-associated type — protein sequence MKRLALLVGTSEYPDCENLPPLHGSLLDVDAMQRVLVANGEFAAEDVVVLKNASRQVIEDAIYNLFNVRDRQKDDLVLFYFSGHGVVDEANKLFLGTPSTRKEGNKIVKPTTVAATYLQEAMNDSKSQHQVLILNCCFSGAFAQGMTVMDDGSVNLKNQLGGKGRAILTSSSSTQFSFQPDGEMSIYTRYLVEGIETGAADRDGDRKISIDELHEYAALKVSQESPNMTPAFYPVEQGGKIYIAKVAQSKDDPRLVYRRELESRMVDGKWSIPARRLLDSLRINLGLSAEDAEQLKTDVLKPILARARKLQEYEELLKEMLAERNPPTMQELKDLRDYQKDHLKLRDEDVADIDRQCGLKVVASPIILISKEADKPKKESNNLVLDLPNGVKLELVDIPAGSFMMGSDEYEDEKPIHQVTLKAFKMGKYPITQKQYLAVMGKNPSNFQGDENLPVEKVSWDDAVAFCKKLSEMTGQKVKLPSESQWEYACRAGSTGKYCFGDDVSQLENYAWYANNSGDKSLDALGIWKTDQENYWKRINDNKCRTHIVGEKLPNPWDLYDMHGNVWEWCEDVWHENYNRAPTDGSAWLKDGDQKLHVLRGGSWGNVVVACRSSNRYRFLADARVINVGFRVVV from the coding sequence ATGAAACGTTTGGCTTTGTTGGTTGGTACAAGTGAATATCCTGACTGTGAAAACCTTCCACCCTTGCATGGCTCTTTGTTAGATGTGGATGCGATGCAGCGCGTATTAGTGGCAAATGGTGAGTTTGCCGCAGAGGATGTTGTGGTTTTAAAAAATGCTTCGAGACAGGTGATCGAGGATGCAATTTACAATTTGTTTAATGTGCGCGATCGCCAAAAGGATGATCTGGTGCTGTTTTATTTTTCGGGACATGGGGTAGTTGATGAGGCTAATAAACTATTTTTAGGTACGCCTAGCACTCGTAAGGAGGGCAATAAAATCGTCAAACCAACGACTGTGGCGGCGACATATTTGCAGGAGGCGATGAATGATAGTAAGTCCCAGCATCAGGTGTTGATTTTGAACTGTTGCTTTAGTGGGGCATTTGCTCAGGGCATGACGGTGATGGATGATGGTTCGGTGAATCTCAAAAATCAGCTAGGTGGCAAAGGAAGAGCGATTTTAACTTCTTCGAGTTCGACGCAGTTTTCATTTCAGCCTGATGGGGAGATGTCGATCTATACACGCTATCTCGTGGAGGGAATTGAGACGGGAGCGGCGGATCGCGATGGCGATCGCAAGATATCCATTGATGAGTTGCATGAATATGCGGCGTTAAAGGTGTCGCAAGAGTCGCCAAATATGACTCCTGCGTTTTATCCAGTGGAGCAGGGTGGCAAGATTTATATCGCGAAGGTGGCTCAATCGAAGGATGATCCGCGACTGGTCTATCGGCGTGAGTTAGAGAGTCGGATGGTGGATGGTAAGTGGTCGATTCCTGCTAGACGCTTGTTGGACTCATTGCGAATTAATTTAGGATTGTCGGCAGAGGATGCGGAACAGCTTAAGACAGATGTGTTGAAGCCGATCTTGGCTAGGGCGCGTAAGCTCCAAGAGTATGAGGAGCTACTAAAGGAGATGCTAGCCGAACGGAATCCGCCAACGATGCAAGAGTTAAAAGATTTGCGGGACTATCAGAAGGATCATTTGAAATTGCGCGATGAGGATGTTGCGGATATAGATCGTCAATGTGGCTTGAAAGTGGTTGCTAGCCCAATAATTTTGATATCTAAAGAAGCTGATAAACCCAAAAAAGAATCTAATAATCTAGTTTTGGACTTGCCCAATGGCGTGAAACTAGAATTAGTGGATATCCCTGCGGGAAGTTTTATGATGGGAAGTGATGAATATGAAGATGAGAAGCCAATTCATCAAGTTACTTTGAAGGCTTTTAAGATGGGCAAATATCCGATTACCCAAAAGCAGTATCTTGCCGTCATGGGAAAGAATCCATCAAATTTCCAAGGTGATGAAAATCTTCCTGTGGAGAAGGTGTCATGGGATGATGCTGTTGCCTTTTGCAAGAAGCTTTCGGAAATGACGGGGCAGAAGGTGAAGTTACCGAGTGAATCGCAATGGGAATATGCTTGTCGGGCTGGAAGTACTGGAAAATATTGTTTTGGAGATGATGTTAGTCAATTAGAGAACTATGCATGGTATGCTAACAACAGTGGAGATAAGTCTCTGGATGCATTGGGAATCTGGAAAACTGATCAGGAAAATTACTGGAAACGCATTAATGATAATAAGTGTAGAACTCATATAGTAGGTGAGAAGCTACCAAATCCTTGGGATTTGTATGATATGCATGGCAATGTCTGGGAATGGTGCGAAGATGTATGGCATGAAAATTATAACCGTGCACCAACAGATGGATCTGCTTGGTTGAAAGATGGTGACCAAAAATTACACGTCTTGCGTGGTGGTTCGTGGGGCAACGTCGTTGTCGCTTGTCGTTCGTCGAATCGCTACAGGTTCCTTGCAGACGCTCGCGTCATCAATGTCGGTTTTCGAGTTGTAGTTTGA
- a CDS encoding sugar ABC transporter permease, whose product MAVNVCVNLEVVDLSLDAEDLQGATRNLLKQVRAVDGVEEADLVAVTDVPEGAMALGGFVVGLLTAEVSAANLQKLGGFLKDRIVGKTLKMSVEACGKKIAIEGSSQVEFEYVLQKANEQIARWASESQSGN is encoded by the coding sequence ATGGCTGTTAATGTTTGCGTTAACTTGGAAGTAGTCGATCTCTCATTGGATGCTGAAGATTTGCAAGGGGCGACACGTAATTTGCTAAAACAGGTTAGGGCAGTTGATGGTGTCGAAGAAGCCGATCTTGTTGCTGTAACGGACGTTCCTGAAGGGGCGATGGCTTTGGGTGGATTTGTGGTAGGACTGCTGACCGCAGAGGTGAGTGCGGCGAACTTGCAAAAGTTGGGCGGATTTCTCAAGGATCGGATCGTTGGCAAAACCTTGAAGATGTCGGTTGAGGCTTGTGGCAAGAAAATCGCGATCGAGGGTAGTAGCCAAGTAGAATTTGAATATGTGCTCCAGAAAGCTAACGAACAGATCGCGCGGTGGGCATCAGAAAGTCAATCAGGAAATTAG
- a CDS encoding TIGR04168 family protein, which produces MPRSSIKIAVVGDVHDLWQPIEDRLALHTLQVDLVLFVGDFGNEAIEVVEAIANLDLPKAVILGNHDAWYSAVDPYSKSPNKKQCPYDRTKEDRVQRQLDLLGESHVGYSWIDFPEFNLSVVGARPFSWGSSKWKKKFFYRDRFQVNSFAESTQRITASVSNAKHDNVIFLGHNGPSGLGEEEYSICGKDWKPIGGDYGDPDFAEAIAKTYQMGKSVPLATFGHMHHHLRLNKDRRREAIATNDMGTIFFNSALTPRIVQTNDGYYRNFSIVTLEAGQVSQISIVWLDALLKVINEDILFVAERQQKE; this is translated from the coding sequence ATGCCTAGGTCATCAATCAAAATAGCTGTAGTAGGTGATGTGCATGACTTATGGCAACCTATCGAAGATCGTTTGGCTCTGCATACATTACAAGTTGATTTAGTTCTATTTGTCGGCGATTTTGGGAATGAGGCAATAGAAGTTGTAGAAGCGATCGCTAATTTAGACTTGCCGAAAGCGGTCATTCTCGGCAATCATGATGCTTGGTATAGTGCTGTTGATCCTTATAGCAAAAGTCCTAACAAGAAACAATGTCCCTACGATCGCACTAAAGAAGATCGGGTGCAACGACAATTAGATCTTCTAGGCGAGTCCCATGTGGGTTACAGTTGGATTGACTTTCCCGAATTCAATCTCTCGGTGGTTGGTGCACGTCCCTTTAGTTGGGGAAGTTCTAAATGGAAGAAGAAATTTTTTTATCGTGATCGCTTTCAAGTTAATAGTTTTGCTGAATCGACGCAGCGCATTACCGCATCCGTCAGCAATGCGAAACATGACAATGTTATCTTTTTGGGACATAATGGTCCATCTGGACTAGGGGAAGAAGAATATTCGATTTGTGGTAAGGATTGGAAACCCATTGGCGGCGACTATGGCGATCCCGATTTTGCGGAGGCGATCGCGAAAACCTATCAAATGGGTAAATCTGTTCCCCTAGCTACTTTTGGGCATATGCATCACCATTTACGACTAAATAAAGATCGCCGACGTGAGGCGATCGCGACTAATGACATGGGGACAATTTTTTTCAATTCGGCGTTGACTCCCAGAATTGTCCAAACTAATGATGGATATTATCGGAACTTCTCGATTGTCACTTTAGAAGCTGGACAGGTCAGCCAGATATCGATTGTCTGGCTTGATGCGCTCTTGAAAGTAATTAACGAAGATATTCTATTTGTAGCAGAGCGACAACAAAAAGAGTGA
- a CDS encoding amino acid ABC transporter permease yields the protein MSASNGKFITNLKNQFWNWRTLAQLIFLAIVITCSILAWNTLARNMRSSGLAISFDFLNDPASFDIADTPFPYRASDSYTRALQVGLINSLKAIAVSIISATVIGITVGISRLSNNWLLKQLARVYVEILRNTPLLLQLFFWYSAIFLSLPSASDRISLGFATLAKDGLTIAALKMTISSEFCALVLGLTMFSSAFIAEIVRGGILSVPKGQAEAAKALGLSSFQTMQKIVLPQALRVIIPSLTSQYVNIAKNSSLAIAIGYTDIYRIASTTINQTGRPVNVILIIMGTYLAISLTISASMNLLNRQFQIVER from the coding sequence ATGTCTGCTAGTAATGGGAAGTTCATCACAAATTTAAAAAATCAGTTCTGGAATTGGCGCACCCTCGCACAATTGATTTTTTTAGCAATTGTTATCACCTGTAGCATCTTGGCTTGGAATACCCTCGCTAGAAATATGCGAAGTTCAGGACTTGCCATTAGTTTTGATTTTTTAAACGATCCTGCCTCCTTTGACATTGCCGACACACCTTTCCCCTACCGTGCATCAGACAGTTATACTCGCGCTTTACAGGTGGGTTTGATTAACTCCCTCAAAGCGATCGCGGTTAGTATCATTTCCGCGACAGTCATCGGCATCACCGTTGGCATTTCGCGACTCTCGAATAACTGGTTACTCAAACAGTTAGCGCGTGTATATGTGGAGATTCTCCGCAATACCCCACTACTACTGCAACTCTTTTTCTGGTATTCCGCCATCTTTTTATCACTGCCATCGGCTAGCGATCGCATCTCCCTTGGCTTTGCCACTCTTGCGAAGGATGGACTAACGATTGCTGCACTGAAAATGACCATTAGTTCTGAGTTTTGCGCCCTTGTACTAGGACTGACCATGTTTTCCAGTGCCTTTATTGCGGAGATCGTGCGTGGTGGGATTCTCTCAGTCCCTAAGGGGCAAGCGGAAGCTGCCAAGGCTTTGGGATTAAGCAGTTTCCAAACCATGCAAAAAATTGTCCTGCCACAGGCTTTGCGGGTGATTATCCCCTCACTTACCAGTCAATATGTGAATATTGCTAAAAATTCTAGTCTAGCGATCGCGATCGGCTATACAGATATCTATCGCATTGCCTCTACCACGATTAATCAAACGGGTAGACCTGTCAATGTCATCTTAATTATCATGGGAACCTATCTGGCGATTAGCCTCACGATTTCCGCCAGTATGAACTTACTTAATCGTCAATTCCAAATCGTAGAAAGATAA
- a CDS encoding DASH family cryptochrome produces the protein MTNQNILVWFRNDLRIHDCETLYRAFQQAQQTGANVFPIYCFDPRHFGETSFGFPKTGAFRSQFLIESVGNLRANLRSLNSDLIIRIGKPEDVLPEFIQQWGISSIYYHTEITSEETTVETKLSKILKKQNIAIHSFWGSTLLHPEDLPFAIANLPELFTNFRKQVELDFTLLPIFPTPNSLNPLPDNLDVGDIPNLAHLGLSEPQPCDRAVLKFCGGESAAIKRLEHYFWQSDRLQVYKQTRNGMLNADDSSKFSPWLALGCLSPRYIYAQVKQYESDRLANDSTYWLIFELLWRDYFRFVAAKHGNKLFHRAGLRGMDLPWRQDWERFALWQTGQTGFPLVDANMRELSATGFMSNRGRQNVASFLTKNLGIDWRMGAEWFESILIDYDPCSNWGNWNYTAGIGNDARGFRFFNIHKQSQDYDPHGEYVKHWLPELAALPANKVHQPWKLLPIEQKRFQVRLGVDYPNPVVDLFASAKANEQIYIANYDGSQSKG, from the coding sequence ATGACTAATCAAAATATCTTGGTGTGGTTCCGTAATGACTTGCGAATCCATGACTGCGAAACTCTATATCGAGCATTCCAACAAGCTCAGCAAACGGGGGCAAATGTATTTCCCATTTATTGCTTTGATCCACGACACTTTGGCGAAACTTCCTTTGGCTTCCCCAAAACGGGAGCCTTTCGCTCCCAATTCTTAATCGAGAGTGTGGGAAATCTACGCGCAAACTTGCGATCGCTTAACTCCGATCTGATTATCCGCATTGGCAAACCTGAAGATGTTTTACCCGAATTCATCCAGCAATGGGGAATTAGTTCAATCTACTACCATACTGAAATCACCTCAGAAGAAACAACTGTAGAAACCAAGCTTAGCAAGATCTTAAAAAAGCAGAATATCGCTATCCACAGCTTTTGGGGAAGTACATTATTGCATCCTGAAGATCTACCCTTTGCGATCGCAAATCTTCCTGAACTCTTTACTAATTTCCGAAAACAGGTAGAACTTGATTTTACATTACTCCCAATCTTCCCTACCCCAAATAGTCTCAATCCTCTTCCTGATAATTTGGATGTTGGTGATATTCCGAACCTAGCCCACTTAGGACTATCTGAACCTCAGCCATGCGATCGCGCTGTTTTAAAATTTTGTGGTGGCGAATCTGCCGCAATCAAACGTCTAGAGCATTACTTTTGGCAAAGCGATCGCCTACAGGTCTATAAGCAAACCCGCAATGGGATGTTAAATGCTGATGATTCCTCAAAGTTCTCGCCTTGGCTAGCTTTGGGCTGTCTCAGTCCTCGCTATATTTATGCTCAAGTCAAACAATATGAAAGCGATCGCCTTGCCAATGACTCAACCTATTGGTTGATTTTTGAGCTGCTATGGCGAGACTATTTCCGCTTTGTGGCAGCAAAACATGGAAATAAGCTGTTCCATCGCGCAGGGCTACGTGGCATGGATCTCCCTTGGCGGCAAGATTGGGAGCGATTTGCACTATGGCAAACTGGACAAACGGGATTCCCTCTCGTCGATGCGAATATGCGCGAACTATCAGCTACAGGCTTTATGTCCAATCGCGGTCGTCAAAATGTGGCAAGTTTTCTCACTAAAAATCTTGGCATTGATTGGCGTATGGGAGCAGAATGGTTTGAATCAATTCTAATTGATTATGATCCCTGTAGCAATTGGGGAAATTGGAACTATACCGCAGGGATTGGGAATGATGCGAGAGGCTTCCGTTTTTTCAATATCCATAAACAATCTCAGGACTACGACCCGCATGGGGAATATGTCAAACATTGGCTACCAGAACTTGCCGCCTTACCAGCCAATAAAGTACATCAACCTTGGAAACTTTTACCTATTGAGCAAAAACGCTTTCAGGTACGCCTTGGCGTTGATTACCCCAATCCTGTAGTGGATCTATTTGCCTCAGCTAAAGCCAATGAGCAAATTTACATCGCCAATTACGACGGATCGCAATCTAAGGGATGA
- a CDS encoding formylglycine-generating enzyme family protein produces MNLDAILRNRYHIQQTLGSQQIGAIALSIYLAENLELPVTPKPLCVIYCWQITEPNEHGFQHEAIATKLYEIGQNYTLAPKVQAFFNDDDYYCVVREYLEGYAYLDEFNQEFGEKFKQVGNDPNLLKPDHKTPQDSDISTLKALPIAKSLVKSIAQIPIKLNRRQLLINIGSAIAGFSLAVFLERLKPQPKPIVIVESPQTPEPPSDPLKRGDKAFRDDFGNGLYLEMVRIPSGKFMLGAPPNEIGKRDNETPLVEVQVAAFYIAKFAVTQEQWVTIIGNNPAHFRESLQAPMENISWIEAQDFCRRLTARSPHAYAYRLPSEAEWEYACRAGTNTAYHFGDSPAQLADYAWFVDNSNKRSQPIGQKVPNPWGLYEMHGGVWEWCEDAWHDNFKGTPADGSAWIEGNSGRRVRKGGSWSNEAKLCRSASRDWHWQGDRYNDIGFRVVISAI; encoded by the coding sequence ATGAATTTAGATGCCATTCTCCGCAATCGTTATCACATTCAGCAAACCCTTGGTAGTCAGCAAATTGGGGCGATCGCTTTATCAATTTATCTTGCGGAAAATTTGGAACTCCCTGTTACGCCTAAGCCGCTATGTGTGATTTATTGCTGGCAAATTACAGAACCGAATGAGCATGGATTTCAGCATGAGGCGATCGCCACTAAGCTTTATGAAATTGGACAGAACTATACCCTTGCACCGAAGGTACAGGCTTTTTTTAATGACGATGATTATTACTGCGTAGTGCGTGAATATTTGGAAGGTTACGCCTATTTGGATGAATTTAATCAAGAATTTGGTGAGAAGTTTAAGCAAGTTGGGAATGATCCGAATTTATTAAAACCAGACCACAAAACTCCACAGGATTCCGATATTTCTACACTCAAGGCTCTCCCGATCGCTAAATCATTGGTGAAGTCCATAGCCCAAATCCCCATTAAGCTCAATCGTCGTCAACTGCTGATCAATATTGGCTCAGCGATCGCAGGATTTAGCTTGGCGGTCTTTTTAGAAAGACTGAAACCACAGCCGAAACCAATTGTGATTGTGGAAAGTCCTCAAACTCCTGAACCACCAAGCGATCCCCTCAAGAGAGGCGATAAAGCCTTTCGCGATGATTTTGGTAATGGGCTTTATTTGGAAATGGTGCGAATTCCATCAGGGAAATTTATGCTCGGTGCACCACCTAATGAAATTGGCAAACGGGATAACGAAACACCATTAGTAGAAGTGCAAGTGGCTGCATTTTATATCGCCAAATTTGCTGTTACTCAAGAGCAATGGGTAACGATTATCGGCAACAATCCTGCCCATTTCCGCGAAAGTTTGCAAGCGCCTATGGAAAATATTTCTTGGATCGAAGCACAGGATTTTTGTCGTCGGTTAACTGCGCGATCGCCCCATGCCTATGCTTACCGTCTACCCAGTGAGGCGGAATGGGAATATGCCTGTCGTGCTGGCACAAATACGGCTTACCATTTCGGTGATAGTCCTGCTCAACTCGCAGATTACGCATGGTTTGTCGATAACTCCAACAAGCGATCGCAACCGATTGGACAGAAAGTTCCTAATCCTTGGGGACTCTACGAAATGCACGGCGGCGTATGGGAATGGTGCGAGGATGCTTGGCACGATAATTTTAAGGGCACACCTGCGGATGGTTCAGCTTGGATTGAGGGAAATTCAGGCAGGCGCGTGCGGAAAGGCGGCTCATGGAGTAACGAGGCAAAATTATGTCGCTCAGCGAGTCGTGATTGGCATTGGCAAGGCGATCGCTACAATGACATCGGCTTCCGTGTGGTCATTTCGGCAATATAA
- a CDS encoding ABC transporter ATP-binding protein, giving the protein MNASQSADLSDRQISQNLILEARNVVAGYVEGVDILQGANLSVYEGELVTVIGSNGAGKSTFAKAIFGLVPVRSGEILFGDRNLIGLKPEQIVRLGISYVPQIANVFPSLSISDNLDMGAYTRDGNIKDLKDKIYETFPVLAKRRNQRAGTLSGGERQMLAMGRAMMLEPKLLILDEPSAALSPILVQDIFNLIQKINQTGTSIILVEQNARKALAIADRGYVMHLGKDEFTGKGTDLLNDPEVAELYLGMGNFGKPAPES; this is encoded by the coding sequence ATGAATGCCAGTCAATCTGCTGATCTAAGCGATCGCCAAATTTCCCAAAACCTGATCCTTGAAGCCCGTAATGTTGTGGCAGGCTATGTGGAAGGCGTAGATATTTTGCAAGGGGCAAATCTATCGGTCTATGAAGGCGAACTGGTCACGGTGATTGGCTCCAACGGTGCAGGGAAATCCACCTTTGCCAAAGCCATATTTGGGCTAGTGCCAGTGCGATCTGGGGAAATATTATTTGGCGATCGCAACTTAATTGGTCTGAAGCCAGAGCAAATTGTGCGCCTAGGGATTAGCTATGTCCCCCAAATTGCTAATGTGTTTCCGTCGCTGAGTATTTCCGACAATTTAGATATGGGGGCTTACACCCGTGATGGCAATATCAAGGATCTCAAGGACAAAATTTATGAAACATTTCCAGTATTAGCGAAGCGGCGCAATCAAAGAGCGGGCACATTGTCAGGTGGGGAAAGGCAAATGTTGGCGATGGGGCGAGCGATGATGCTAGAACCAAAGCTATTGATTTTGGATGAACCCTCGGCAGCCTTATCACCCATCTTGGTACAGGACATTTTTAATTTGATCCAAAAGATCAATCAAACGGGGACATCAATTATTTTGGTGGAGCAGAATGCCCGTAAGGCTCTAGCGATCGCGGATCGGGGTTATGTGATGCACTTGGGCAAAGATGAATTTACAGGCAAGGGAACTGATTTACTAAACGATCCTGAAGTTGCCGAACTGTATTTAGGTATGGGTAATTTCGGAAAACCTGCCCCTGAGTCCTAA
- a CDS encoding peptidoglycan-binding domain-containing protein codes for MTDIKLSLDELTKAQAGLLQLGLYDGEVDGIYGKLTEAAFVQFANALSIDTILDANSQAITNSLLQIPAVVRHLLEILGQGDRLLQKFTNSQRIFVNMGQADSNHLGFLDRGVTGCAAGSMKSLPNRNFAPSPLLGHIPAYSTRLSTLPDGVNVVSYGEIAMLAGTQIRVRFRPYPNLGQIPNIENIGLEFLHESIQEACICIGSVVNGQMLARWIGKNPLRNSQFWSSTKILPLLYTICKANQAEPNQAISNCAVTDPSSKQQTRSFSELAQRICNYVDSEGMTSNSLAAMFKQFATPLELQNWLISLTGNNQLSFQGRYGEKPYIEQPVLLDVVGNSIIPPTKEPHRGDNLISAYDLTRVMSLVSWHRHIPPTNRLPYAQWHSLSNLINAMGQDTARYVDAAIAALGLQYFIGDPVVISKMGFGYSDQRKRSELTYTACIQFVDRLATSHDQPLPKFRSVNMTLRAALDLKDPDREALEIDSRMAATVTEILRRIVTEELI; via the coding sequence GTGACAGATATCAAGCTTTCGCTGGATGAACTAACCAAGGCTCAAGCAGGGTTGCTCCAGTTAGGGTTATACGATGGCGAAGTAGATGGCATCTATGGCAAGTTAACCGAAGCTGCATTTGTGCAGTTTGCCAATGCCCTCAGTATCGACACCATTTTAGATGCCAATTCCCAAGCAATTACCAATAGCCTGTTGCAAATTCCTGCGGTAGTCCGACATTTGCTAGAAATTTTAGGACAGGGCGATCGCCTCTTACAAAAATTTACCAACTCCCAGCGCATTTTCGTCAATATGGGGCAAGCCGATTCCAATCACCTTGGCTTTCTCGATCGCGGTGTGACGGGCTGTGCGGCGGGATCGATGAAAAGCCTACCCAATCGCAACTTTGCCCCATCGCCTTTATTAGGTCATATTCCTGCCTATTCTACCCGTCTCTCTACTTTGCCTGATGGGGTCAATGTCGTTTCCTATGGCGAAATTGCGATGTTGGCGGGAACTCAGATTAGGGTGCGCTTTCGCCCCTATCCTAACCTTGGACAAATCCCGAATATCGAAAATATTGGGTTAGAGTTTCTCCATGAAAGCATTCAAGAGGCATGTATCTGCATTGGTAGTGTCGTCAATGGTCAGATGCTTGCCCGTTGGATCGGCAAAAATCCTCTCAGAAATTCCCAGTTTTGGAGTTCGACCAAGATCTTGCCCCTGCTATATACCATTTGTAAGGCAAACCAAGCCGAACCCAATCAGGCGATCTCAAACTGTGCGGTCACTGATCCGAGTAGCAAGCAACAAACACGTTCTTTCTCAGAACTAGCGCAGCGTATTTGTAACTATGTTGATTCGGAGGGGATGACCTCTAACTCTTTAGCTGCCATGTTTAAGCAATTTGCAACTCCTCTAGAATTACAAAACTGGTTAATATCCCTTACAGGCAATAATCAACTCTCTTTTCAAGGTCGTTATGGCGAAAAGCCCTATATTGAGCAGCCCGTACTACTAGATGTTGTCGGTAACAGCATAATTCCACCCACTAAGGAACCGCATCGGGGTGATAATTTAATTTCGGCATACGATCTAACTAGAGTTATGTCTTTAGTGTCATGGCATCGCCATATTCCGCCAACCAATCGCTTACCCTATGCTCAATGGCATAGCCTCAGTAATTTAATCAATGCGATGGGGCAAGATACGGCAAGATATGTGGATGCGGCGATCGCCGCTTTGGGATTGCAATATTTTATTGGCGATCCCGTCGTGATCTCGAAAATGGGATTTGGCTATAGCGATCAACGGAAACGCTCAGAACTGACCTATACTGCCTGTATTCAATTTGTAGATCGCCTTGCGACATCCCACGATCAGCCCTTACCAAAGTTTCGTTCCGTGAATATGACCCTCAGGGCAGCCCTTGATCTCAAAGATCCCGATCGCGAAGCTTTAGAAATTGATTCCCGCATGGCTGCTACAGTTACGGAAATTTTGCGTAGGATTGTAACGGAAGAGCTAATCTAG